The DNA sequence GCAATGCTTTTTTCAATCCTTCGAAATCAACAGAAATTTGCTCTCCACTTACTAAATTTTTAAGCGAATAAGAATTGGAAGCTATTTCCTGCTCACCTGCGATTACCGCAAAAGGAATTAATCGTTTATCTGCGTATTGAAATTGTTTCCCCACTTTTACATTATCAGGATAAAGTTCCACCTTTATATTTTCTTTTCTTAATTTCTGAATGGCTTGTGAAGCATATAACGCCTCTGTATCTCCGTAATTTATGAATATCGCTTTGGTAGTTGCTGCAACGGTTTCAGGAAACAACTGAAGCTCTTCGAGAACCAGATAAATTCTATCCAGTCCGAAAGAGATTCCTACCCCACTCATATTTTTCAAACCAAAAATACCCGTTAAGTCATCGTATCTTCCACCACCTCCGATAGAACCCATCGCAACTGTTTTTGGCGCTGCTACTTCAAAAATGGCTCCGGTATAATAATTCAAACCACGTGCTAAAGTCACATCAAGATCTAAGGTTGCTGTTGACAAACCTAAAGTAGCCACATGATCACAAATAAAACGCAACTCTTCTACTCCTTTCATGCCTTCCTCAGACGAAGTCAATAAACTAGAAAGCTGAGCGATTTTATCTGCAAAAGTTCCATTAAAACCAAAAAGCGGTTGTACTTTAACTAAGGCTTCTTCAGAAATTCCTTTTTCGATCATTTCTTTTTTTACACCTTCTTCACCGATTTTATCCAATTTATCCAAGGCAACCGTAAAATCAATCAATTTATCCGAAGCTCCGATTACTTCTGCAATTCCGGATAAAATTTTTCTGTTATTGATTTTAATAGTTACACCTTCTAAACCTAAAGCTGTAAAAACAGTATCATACAATTGAACCAATTCTACTTCCTGCCACAATGATTTTGAACCTACAACATCGGCATCACATTGGAAAAACTCTCTGAAACGCCCTTTTTGTGGATTATCTGCTCTCCAAACCGGTTGGATCTGATATCTTTTGAAAGGAAATTCAATTTCATTTTGGTGTTGTACCACGTATCTGGCAAACGGAACGGTTAAATCGTAACGCAATGCTTTTTCTGAAATCGTTCCGGTAAATTTATTCAACTGAATTCTTTGATTCGTATCAATTGTTTCAGCAGAATTTATTTGCAACTCTTCTATCGCTTCCGGCAATTCGATTTTGTTCTTTTTATTGTAGAAAAAATTACCTGAGTTTAATATTTTAAAAATCAAACGATCTCCTTCTTCTCCATATTTCCCCATTAAGGTTTCAGAATTTTCAAACGAAGGTGTTTCAATAGGCTGAAAACCAAATTTCTCAAAATTACTTTTTATGGTTTGAATAATATATTGACGTTTTGACACCTCTGCAGGTGAAAAATCTCTCGTTCCTTTTGGTATACTTGGTTTAGAAGCCATCTTTAATATTTTAGATTGTCGATTCTAGATTTTAGATTTTCTTTGAAACCTATAAATTAAAAATCTTTAAGTTAATTTATTCCTGATTTTAGAATTTTATTCAAGTCTTAAATCGTTTGCAAATATCTTATTTTTTAAAATAAATAATGCCCGATCGAAAACAAACTTGTAACAAAAAACGTATTTTCGTGACAAATTGGTCATGATGCTAAAATTATTCAGAGAAAATATTCGAATTGCGTTTGGTTCTATCAAAACACAATTACTCCGTACCATTCTTACCGTATTAATTATTGCTATTGGAATTACGGCTTTGGTTGGAATTCTTACCGTTGTAACGGCATTAGAAAACACCATTTCTACCAATTTTGCGTCTATGGGCGCTAACACTTTCAACATTAACCAGTACGAGAATAATCTTAAAAACAGAGGTGGCAATGAGCGTGAAATCGTAAATCCGATCATCTCTTATCCGGAAGCAGTCGCTTTTAAAAACAAATACAAATATCCTTTTACCGAGACTTCGCTTTCGTTTACAGCGACTTCAAAAGCGGAAGTAAAATACTTAGACCAAAAAACCGATCCGGAAATTACAATCCTTGGTGTCGACGAACACTTTATAACCAACTCGGGTTTAGAGGTAAGTTCAGGTCGTAGTTTTAATCAGTTTGACATTGACAATAATACCTATTCTTGTGTTGTGGGATCCGATTTTGAGAAAGGGCTTTTAAAAGATGTGAATCCAATTGATAAAATAATCTCAATACGAGGTGCCCGATTTAAAGTTATTGGCGTTTTAAAAGAAAAAGGATCAACGTTTGGGAACAGTCAGGATTTAAGGGTTTTAATCCCAATTCAGGTGGCACGTTCCTTATTTACCACTCCTAACATTAATTACACCATAAGCGCCATGGTTTCAAAAAAAGAATTTTTGGACGAGGCTGTTGATAATGCCACCAGTACGATGCGAAGAGTGCGAAAATTAAGCCCCGTTCGCGATTCCAATTTTGGTATCGGCCGAAGTGACGACTTAATCAACCGAATTTTAAGTATCACGGTCTACTTACGCTGGGCTTCCGTGATTATAAGTGTCATCACCATATTAGGTTCTTCAATTGCCTTAATGAACATCATGATTGTCTCGGTTACGGAACGCACTCGAGAAATCGGGGTACGAAAAGCATTAGGAGCAAAAAAATCAACGATTGCTGTTCAGTTTTTTATCGAAACTTTATTGATTGGACAAATTGGCGGTTTAGTTGGGATTATATGGGGAATACTGTTGGGTTATGGTATCGCCACCGCCATGGATTTTGTTTTTGTCATTCCATGGGTAGCGATTATCGCTGCTTTTATAACCAGTTTCCTTGTTGCGTTGGCCTCCGGTTTGTACCCTGCAATAAAAGCATCTAAACTAGACCCTATTGAAGCGTTGCGATACGAATAGTTTTCAGTCGCGGTCGCAGTTTACAGTAAAACAGAGATCGAAAACTGAGACTGAGACTAAAAACTGAGACTGAAAACTGAGACTGAGACTAAAAAGACCCCCTCAGCATCCTGTCATTATCATAAATATCCTTACGTAATTCGATGTTTTTAAATTCCATTTCTTCAAGTAAATCAATCATTTCCTTGCCCAGGTATTGATTAATTTCAAAATACAACTGTCCATTTTTGAATAGATTATCCTGAGCCAGAGTAGCAATTTTTTTGTAAAAAATCAAGGCATCGTGATCTTCTACAAAAAGTGCTAAATGCGGTTCATAGTCCAGTACATTTTTTTTGATTTCTTCTTTTTCCAGATGGCGAACATAAGGCGGATTCGAAACTATGATATCAAAATCATACGGCAGCTCCTCTAATTCCAGTACATCATTTAGTAAAAAAGTAACTTCAACTTTATTATTTATCGCATTTCGTTTCGCTGTCTCCAATGCTTTTTTCGACACATCAATGGCATAAACCTTTGCGTTTGGTAAATTTTTAGCCAATGAAACCGCAATGCAACCGCTTCCTGTACCGATATCTAAAATTTTTAAAGTCTTAGTTTTATCCGTTTTTGCGTTTTCTTTTACAATCCATTCAACCAGTTCTTCGGTCTCCGGTCTCGGAATCAGAACATTCTCATTGACTTCAAAATCCAAACCGTAAAAATTCGTTTTCCCCAGTAAATACTGAATCGGAACTTCTTTTTTTAACTCCTGCAAAATGACATCCCAAAACGCAAAATCAGATGGATTAAAAACCAATTCATGATTTAAAGCCAAATCAATTTGTCGTAGTTTATGTTTGTTTTCTAAAATTAAATAGAAAAAACTTTCTGCTTCATAAGCATCATAAAAAGACGACAGCTCTTTTATAAATTGGGTACGGTATTGTTTGATTTTCATTTTGGGTATTTGAGCATTAATTTTCGATTAAAACCGGCAGCATTTCAGGATAATAAGTAATGAAAAGTAAAATATGTTACAATTCGCTTCGCAAATCTTTCAACATCCAAACAGGGCAAGAACTGTGCCCAGTATTTCCCATCGGAGCATCGAGATACTCAAAACCCGATTTTTTGTATAATTTTTGGGCTGCATGCATAAAAGGCATTGTTTCGATATAACATTTTTCAAAACCAAAATCCCGTGCTTGTTGCAAACACATCTCCATCATTTCGCTGCCAATTCCCAAACCTCTTGTTTCAGGCAAAAAGTACATTTTTTGTAATTCGCAAATTTTAGAATCCCCATTCTCTAAAGGCGCAATTCCGGCACAACCCAAAACTTTACCCTCAGATTCAACTACAAAATAAGCCGATTTTGGTTTTTGATATTCTTCAAACATCAAATCTAAATAAGGATCCTCATAAGCAGTTCCGACTTTTGGAATTTCCATTTCATCAAAAACGGATCGTATTAATTTTGCAACTTCTTGATTGTCTTGTTTTTGAATTATTCTAATACTCCAATTTTCCATTTTACTTTATTCAGCTTATAATTACAAAAGTAAAAATAGTTTTCCGATAGTTTTCTTAACGAAATCGTAAACTGAAAAATAACTACTTTTGTAGTGTGAATATACAGGAGAAATATATCAAACGTTGCATCGAATTGGCCAAAAATGGTCTGGGAACGACTTATCCGAACCCAATGGTAGGAAGCGTGATCGTTTATGAAGACCGGATTATTGGTGAAGGCTGGCACAAAAAAGCAGGAGAACCGCATGCAGAAGTAAATGCGATTCGATCCGTAAAAGACAAATCGTTATTAAAAAAAGCTACCATTTATGTAAGCTTGGAACCTTGCAGTCATTTTGGTAAAACACCACCCTGCTGCGATTTAATTATAGAACATAAAATTCCAAATGTAGTAGTAGGCACCGTCGATCCAAATGAAAAAGTCGCCGGAAGAGGAATCAAAAAAATAATCGAATCGGGCGCTACTGTTGTTGTTGGCGTTTTAGAAGACGAATGCAACGAACTCAACAAACGTTTTTTTACATTTCACCAAAAGCAAAGACCTTATATTATTCTGAAATGGGCAGAAAGTCAGGATGGTTTTTTGGCACCAGAAAAAGAAAACAACCCAAGCAGAAAACCTGTTTGGATTACCAATGCTTATTCGAGACAATTGGTTCACAAATGGCGCAGTGAAGAACAAGCTATCCTTGTAGGAACACAAACCGTGGTAGATGATAATCCAAAATTAAACGTTCGGGACTGGAGCGGAAATAATCCGACAAGAGTTGTTTTAGATCAGCACAATCGAATCGAAAAAGACAGTTTTATTTTCGACGATAGTGTTAAAACGATCGTATTAACAGGCTCAAAAATTGCCAGCGAAAAAGAAAACACTACCTTTGAAGTAATTGATTTTAATCAAAATATAATACCACAACTCTTAACGATTTTGTATCAAAACCAGATACAATCTATTATAATTGAAGGTGGACTACAGACATTACAAACTTTTATTGATCAGAATATCTGGGACGAAGCTTGTATTTTTATCGGAAAATCTACTTTCGAAAAAGGAATAAAGGCACCGACAATAACACGAAATAAAACAGCTACAACGCACCTTATAACTGATGAATTAATACACATTAGAAATCATGATTGATACTATAATTTTTGACTTCGGAGACATTTTTATCAATTTAGATAAACAAGCTACCATTTCTAAATTGCAGCAATTAGGCATGACAGAATGGAGTTCTGAATTGGATCGTTTAAACCTGTTGTTTGAAACCGGTGATATTTCGCCCGAGGAATTTATTGGTGGTTTTCAAAAAGAACTTCCAAACGCATCAAAAGAAGAAATTCTTGAGGCATGGAATGCTATTCTGGCAGATTTTCCTTTGTATCGTTTAGAGTTTCTGCAAATGCTTTCCAACAGATACCGTTTGTTTTTATTGAGCAAT is a window from the Flavobacterium cupriresistens genome containing:
- a CDS encoding HAD family hydrolase translates to MIDTIIFDFGDIFINLDKQATISKLQQLGMTEWSSELDRLNLLFETGDISPEEFIGGFQKELPNASKEEILEAWNAILADFPLYRLEFLQMLSNRYRLFLLSNTDSIHIETFENKSGISFYSDFYQCFEKVYFSFEIGMRKPNADVFQYLINKHELSPKRTLFIDDKKENTDGAASLGFNVWNLQVGQEDVVDLFEKNIL
- a CDS encoding GNAT family N-acetyltransferase encodes the protein MENWSIRIIQKQDNQEVAKLIRSVFDEMEIPKVGTAYEDPYLDLMFEEYQKPKSAYFVVESEGKVLGCAGIAPLENGDSKICELQKMYFLPETRGLGIGSEMMEMCLQQARDFGFEKCYIETMPFMHAAQKLYKKSGFEYLDAPMGNTGHSSCPVWMLKDLRSEL
- the hisS gene encoding histidine--tRNA ligase, with translation MASKPSIPKGTRDFSPAEVSKRQYIIQTIKSNFEKFGFQPIETPSFENSETLMGKYGEEGDRLIFKILNSGNFFYNKKNKIELPEAIEELQINSAETIDTNQRIQLNKFTGTISEKALRYDLTVPFARYVVQHQNEIEFPFKRYQIQPVWRADNPQKGRFREFFQCDADVVGSKSLWQEVELVQLYDTVFTALGLEGVTIKINNRKILSGIAEVIGASDKLIDFTVALDKLDKIGEEGVKKEMIEKGISEEALVKVQPLFGFNGTFADKIAQLSSLLTSSEEGMKGVEELRFICDHVATLGLSTATLDLDVTLARGLNYYTGAIFEVAAPKTVAMGSIGGGGRYDDLTGIFGLKNMSGVGISFGLDRIYLVLEELQLFPETVAATTKAIFINYGDTEALYASQAIQKLRKENIKVELYPDNVKVGKQFQYADKRLIPFAVIAGEQEIASNSYSLKNLVSGEQISVDFEGLKKALL
- a CDS encoding ABC transporter permease, with product MMLKLFRENIRIAFGSIKTQLLRTILTVLIIAIGITALVGILTVVTALENTISTNFASMGANTFNINQYENNLKNRGGNEREIVNPIISYPEAVAFKNKYKYPFTETSLSFTATSKAEVKYLDQKTDPEITILGVDEHFITNSGLEVSSGRSFNQFDIDNNTYSCVVGSDFEKGLLKDVNPIDKIISIRGARFKVIGVLKEKGSTFGNSQDLRVLIPIQVARSLFTTPNINYTISAMVSKKEFLDEAVDNATSTMRRVRKLSPVRDSNFGIGRSDDLINRILSITVYLRWASVIISVITILGSSIALMNIMIVSVTERTREIGVRKALGAKKSTIAVQFFIETLLIGQIGGLVGIIWGILLGYGIATAMDFVFVIPWVAIIAAFITSFLVALASGLYPAIKASKLDPIEALRYE
- the prmC gene encoding peptide chain release factor N(5)-glutamine methyltransferase; this translates as MKIKQYRTQFIKELSSFYDAYEAESFFYLILENKHKLRQIDLALNHELVFNPSDFAFWDVILQELKKEVPIQYLLGKTNFYGLDFEVNENVLIPRPETEELVEWIVKENAKTDKTKTLKILDIGTGSGCIAVSLAKNLPNAKVYAIDVSKKALETAKRNAINNKVEVTFLLNDVLELEELPYDFDIIVSNPPYVRHLEKEEIKKNVLDYEPHLALFVEDHDALIFYKKIATLAQDNLFKNGQLYFEINQYLGKEMIDLLEEMEFKNIELRKDIYDNDRMLRGSF
- the ribD gene encoding bifunctional diaminohydroxyphosphoribosylaminopyrimidine deaminase/5-amino-6-(5-phosphoribosylamino)uracil reductase RibD — its product is MNIQEKYIKRCIELAKNGLGTTYPNPMVGSVIVYEDRIIGEGWHKKAGEPHAEVNAIRSVKDKSLLKKATIYVSLEPCSHFGKTPPCCDLIIEHKIPNVVVGTVDPNEKVAGRGIKKIIESGATVVVGVLEDECNELNKRFFTFHQKQRPYIILKWAESQDGFLAPEKENNPSRKPVWITNAYSRQLVHKWRSEEQAILVGTQTVVDDNPKLNVRDWSGNNPTRVVLDQHNRIEKDSFIFDDSVKTIVLTGSKIASEKENTTFEVIDFNQNIIPQLLTILYQNQIQSIIIEGGLQTLQTFIDQNIWDEACIFIGKSTFEKGIKAPTITRNKTATTHLITDELIHIRNHD